A window of the Catharus ustulatus isolate bCatUst1 chromosome 23, bCatUst1.pri.v2, whole genome shotgun sequence genome harbors these coding sequences:
- the GPR179 gene encoding probable G-protein coupled receptor 179 isoform X1, producing the protein MLFQTNDIREASVAEDVEWYQALVRSLAEGHPWVRRAVLALDAHPLAPKPRLMLQATKGDGQILLQDVSNAAPSLGNLSWDNEWFNALKAQRVPALRKRVLSNDLRSLETPKWQRGDSYVGDPGHVRWSPPFLECREGQFLPTWVVTLSSAFYGLKPDLSPEFKGVVRVDVELRDVAIDQCSSGPGWFSDTHRCDLNSTQCVPQESRGFVLGRYLCRCKPGFYGAGGAASSAWAGAAGTDGGSRLRCRPCRPGCATCEDDTPCLIQEDQALRAAVLACQACCMLAIFLSMLVSYHFRRSKRIRTSGIILLETILFGSLLLYFPVFILYFKPSIFRCIVLRWVRMLGFAIVYGTITLKLYRVLKVFLSRSAQRAPYVSSGRVLRMLAPILLLVLWFLAAWTIGMLENSHKNIPLVIRAQTNRGLHFSICGHDCWDYMMVIAEMLFLLWGSFLCYATRAVPSAFHEPRYMGIALHNELMVSAAFHVVRFLIVPSLHPDWTLLLFFAHTHGTITMTLALLFIPKFLHTGSPLREEITAEVYEDELDMRRSGSCMNSSIASAWSEHSLDPDDIREELKKLYRQLEVHKTWRMASNNPHLGKKRSSRRSFGRSILRRSGAELAESASRRSSSAKRLVDSGGNSVRMRDESSRRSSSAKRLVDTAGSSVRMRDGSSRRRSSALRKSRSSEGPPRDAQRTPSPPEGARQAGMDLEQSDSDSLDAAPLLCKSASAQNLAGHWRRAPGRAPPLQKSHSVVAGAREVALLAARREQWHGSRHLSAPAPRVPRDTATPQSPGDKGAQEDVAPLGDAKGHKHVTYGPVKSVSVDSAHPPKRVRVTVKKIPPPPPVRYQSLQRSGTLGEGSEPPPGTPARMGEAEGTAGDKAEGTAGDKAEGTAGDEAESASPPAGKGRMVTPSASSAHVCPWELVQEEILSRKQKAAEAAEGGSAGDTAATSPGPKSPPKKSFRSLGLAIKALNRSRGKGILKGKSEGSLRKRGSSRRDKSGLAETSAVSLGGLSPAPAAKSPERSGQSLPLQHNNNAAIPGEAADWGDSGAGGQWDSLALGTALGDKVTEEPSAARGDAGAAEAPEPPSEGHQGAAGPAEVAEPQEGDEDVAGVTAEEGTLEQLEGTSRSFQEEERPPAKPTPSSVRGEVGPHGIAAARGALLRQEAIAAREDGGIPESPDKALEKGRSQPEPERGPGRSWSGAGSEISAAGTRGDSSSKAGIYPGKGGSEGDSQRSAGMEKPPEVPRVAPQQAEGRRAEVCPWESREQGRSVRAEICPWDTEQDGQGAPKSERGEQPGMGLAGKPPALPKPSSQRAGTTESRKNICPWEVEGEPQPKIEICPWEGAAAPSGKERVRQDTWGTSKGEEKVGSRAPEKGKEPPAKSLPKSPAGKAQSSERAEICPWEAQDSKSSDKAEICPWEAQDSKPSDKAEICPWEAQDSKSSDKAEICPWEAQDSKSSDKAEICPWEAQKSKSSDKAEICPWEVAEPQLEKGTAPGKERMPGKEEIKALEKGSRERESICPWESPDMEQPLDKPKTESSELPKSPSGKSKSSESLKAEICPWESQDLKSSDKAEICPWESQDYKSSDKAEICPWEVAAPQMEKGREPGKGKFPGKEETKALEKGSRERESICPWESPDTEQPLAKAQTGSSELPKESSRKSQSMESLKAEICPWEAESNDKAEICPWEVAEPQMERGTGPGKGKQPGKEETKALEKRSRERESICSWESPDTEQPQAQSRTGSSELPKSPSEKSQSSESLRAEICPWESQDLESIDRAEICPWETQDLKPKDKAEIVSWESQDSKSSDRAEMCLWDVVAHQLEKSATPDLKRPPHKQGSKALQRGSRERESISPWDSPDPEKRPGRAHTGSSELPKSPSAKSQSSESLRAEICPWEGAEAPSQQPKAKQVPAGGSKGDKRITRQAALASPDRSLDSRDRESIGAGDSPDTEQPLGRAHTGSSELPKSPSGKSQSSESLRAEICPWESQDIESIDRAEIGTWEVAELQMEKGTAAGKGKQPGKEETKALEKRSRERESICSWESPDTEQPLEKTRTGSSELPKSPSEKSQSSESLRAEICPWESQDLESIDRAEIGTWETQDLKPKDKAETVPWESQDSKSSDRAEMCIWDVVAHQLEKSATPDLKRPPHKQGSKALQRGSRERESISPWDSPDPEKRPGRAHTGSSELPKSPSAKSQSMESLRAEICPWEGAEAPSQQPKAQQVPAGGSKGDKRITRQAALASPDRSLDSRDRESSGAGDSPDTEQPLGRAHTGSSELPKSPSGKSQSSESLRAEICPWESQDLESIDRAEIGTWEVAELQMDKGTGAGNGKQPGKEETKAVGKGSRERESICSWESPDMEQPLDKSQTGSSELPKSPSGKSQSSESLRAEICPWESQDLESIDRAEICPWESQDLESIDRAEIGTWEVAELQLEKGTAAGKGKQPGKEETKAVGKGSRERESICSWDSPDTEQPLGKSQIGSSELPKSPSGKSQSSESLRAEICPWESQDLESIDRAEIGTWETQDLKPKDKAEIVSRESQDSNSSGRAEMCIWDVVAHQLEKSATPDLKRPPHKGSKALQRGSRERESISPWDSPDPEKRPGRAHTGSSELPKSPSAKSQSMESLRAEICPWESQDLESIDRAEICPWEGAAPQMETGTATPKERLPGKEASRALEKTSRERESICPWETPDTEQPLDKTKTGSSELPKSPSGKSQSSEKAEICPWEVESSDKSEICPWEGAEPQLVKGKEKLPAREASKTLEKRSRDQESIHPWESLATEEPSLKTTEGKEPSKKSDSTDSRKSEICPWEAAEPLGSEGEISQPGVQPQGAHRASPAVSPTFVEKSRGRSHGETGHKPLCRLQPSIQHPGLGSSSSPSTGLAELCPWEAPSAPAKASLDSRRSSEVCPGQEESTEPSRTGPGHGRAGGSPREGGGV; encoded by the exons ATGCTCTTCCAGACCAACGACATCCGCGAGGCCAGCGTGGCCGAGGACGTGGAGTGGTACCAGGCGCTGGTGCGCAGCCTGGCCGAGGGGCACCCGTGGGTGCGCAGGGCGGTGCTGGCCCTCGACGCCCACCCGCTGGCCCCCAAGCCACGGCTGATGCTGCAGGCCACCAAAGGGGACGGCCAGATCTTGCTGCAGGACGTTTCCAACGCCGCTCCCAGCCTGGGCAACCTCAGCTGGGACAACGAGTGGTTCAACGCGCTGAAGGCGCAGCGGGTGCCGGCGCTCCGCAAGCGGGTGCTCAGCAATGACCTGCGCAGCCTGGAGACCCCCAAGTGGCAGCGAGGGGACAGCTACGTGGGCGACCCGGGCCACGTGCGCTGGTCCCCGCCGTTCCTGGAGTGCCGCGAGGGTCAGTTCTTGCCCACCTGGGTGGTCACGCTCTCCTCCGCCTTCTACGGGCTCAAGCCGGATCTCAGCCCCGAGTTCAA GGGGGTCGTGCGGGTGGACGTGGAGCTGCGGGATGTGGCCATCGACCAATGCTCCAGCGGGCCGGGCTGGTTCTCGGACACGCATCGCTGTGACCTCAACAGCACCCAG TGTGTCCCCCAGGAGAGCCGCGGCTTCGTGCTCGGGAGGTACCTGTGCAGGTGCAAGCCGGGCTTCTATGGGGCCGGCGGagcggccagcagtgcctgggcag gtgcgGCGGGCACGGACGGGGGGTCCCGGCTGCGGTGCCGCCCGTGCCGCCCGGGCTGTGCCACGTGTGAGGATGACACTCCGTGCCTGATCCAGGAGGACCAGGCGCTGCGGGCGGCGGTGCTGGCGTGCCAGGCGTGCTGCATGCTGGCCATCTTCCTCAGCATGCTCGTGTCCTACCACTTCCGACGGAGCAAG aggaTCCGGACATCAGGAATTATCCTGCTGGAGACCATCCTCTTCGGCTCCCTCCTCCTCTACTTCCCC gtgttCATCCTGTACTTCAAGCCCAGCATCTTCCGCTGCATCGTGCTGCGCTGGGTGAGGATGCTCGGCTTCGCCATCGTCTACGGCACCATCACCCTCAAGCTCTACAG GGTGCTGAAGGTGTTCCTGTCGCGCTCGGCCCAGCGCGCTCCCTACGTGTCGAGCGGGCGCGTGCTGCGCATGCTGGCGcccatcctgctcctggtgctctggTTCCTGGCAGCCTGGACCATCGGCATGCTGGAGAACTCCCACAAGAACATCCCGCTGGTCATCCGCGCCCAGACCAACCGCGGCCTCCACTTCTCCATCTGCGGCCACGACTGCTGGGATTACATGATGGTCATCG ccgagatgctgttcctgctgtgggGCAGCTTCCTGTGCTACGCCACGCGCGCCGTGCCCTCGGCATTCCACGAGCCCCGCTACATGGGCATCGCCCTCCACAACGAGCTCATGGTCTCTGCTGCCTTCCACGTGGTCAG gtTCCTGATTGTCCCCTCGCTGCATCCGGACTGGACACTGCTGCTCTTCTTCGCTCACACCCACGGCACCATCACCATGACCCTGGCCCTGCTCTTCATCCCCAAG TTCCTGCACACGGGCTCGCCGCTGCGGGAGGAGATCACGGCCGAGGTGTACGAGGACGAGCTGGACATGCGGCGCTCGGGCTCCTGCATGAACAGCAGCATCGCGTCCGCCTGGAGCGAGCACAGTCTCGACCCCGATGACATTCGG gaggagctgaagaagCTTTACCGGCAGCTGGAGGTGCACAAGACGTGGAGGATGGCGAGCAACAACCCGCACCTGGGCAAGAAGCGCAGCTCCCGCCGCAGCTTCGGCCGCTCCATCCTGCGCCGCAGCGGGGCCGAGCTGGCCGAGAGCGCGTCCCGCCGCAGCTCCTCGGCCAAACGCCTCGTGGATAGCGGGGGGAACAGCGTGAGGATGCGGGATGAGAGCTCCCGGCGCAGCTCCTCGGCCAAACGCCTCGTGGATACCGCGGGGAGCAGCGTGAGGATGCGGGATGGGAGCTCCCGGCGCCGCTCCTCAGCCCTGCGCAAATCCCGCAGCTCCGAGGGACCCCCGAGGGACGCTCAGCGCACCCCCAGCCCGCCCGAGGGGGCtcggcaggcggggatggacCTGGAACAATCCGACAGCGACTCGCTGGATGCTGCCCCGCTCCTGTGCAAATCGGCCAGCGCTCAAAACCTGGCGGGGCACTGGCGGAGAGCCCCGGGCCGCGCCCCGCCCTTGCAGAAGTCGCACAGCGTTGTCGCCGGGGCGAGGGAAGTGGCGCTGCTGGCGGCCCGAAGGGAGCAGTGGCACGGCAGCCGCCACCTGTCCGCGCCGGCCCCGAGGGTCCCCAGGGACACGGCGACACCGCAGAGCCCCGGCGACAAGGGAGCGCAGGAGGATGTGGCCCCGCTGGGCGATGCCAAGGGACACAAACATGTCACCTACGGGCCCGTCAAGAGTGTCAGCGTTGACAGCGCCCACCCGCCCAAAAGGGTGAGGGTGACCGTGAAGAAAATCCCCCCTCCGCCCCCCGTTCGCTACCAGAGCCTGCAGCGCTCGGGGACGCTCGGGGAGGGCTCGGAGCCACCGCCGGGGACCCCGGCACGGATGGGAGAGgcggaggggacagcaggggacaaggcggaggggacagcaggggacaaggcggaggggacagcaggggacgAGGCGGAGAGTGCGTCCCCCCcggcagggaagggcaggatgGTGACCCCGAGCGCCAGCTCGGCTCACGTCTGTCCCTGGGAGCTGGTCCAGGAGGAGATCCTGAGCAGGAAACAAAAAGCGGCCgaggcagcagagggagggagcgCCGGTGACACAGCGGCCACCAGCCCCGGCCCCAAGTCGCCCCCCAAGAAGAGTTTTCGGAGCCTGGGACTCGCCATCAAAGCCCTGAACCGCTCCAGGGGGAAGGGGATCCTGAAAGGGAAAAGCGAGGGGAGCCTCAGGAagagggggagcagcaggagggacaagTCCGGGCTGGCAGAGACCTCGGCCGTGTCCCTcggggggctcagcccagcccccgCTGCCAAAAGCCCCGAGAGGAGCGGGCAGAGCCTCCCCCTCCAGCACAACAACAACGCCGCCATCCCCGGGGAAGCCGCGGActggggggacagcggggcagGAGGACAATGggacagcctggccctggggacagcccttgGGGACAAAGTGACAGAGGAGCCCAGCGCTGCCCGAGGGGACGCGGGGGCTGCGGAGGCTCCGGAGCCACCCAGCGAAGGCCACCAAGGAGCTGCAGGTCCCGCGGAGGTGGCAGAGCCACAGGAAGGGGACGAGGACGTCGCTGGGGTCACAGCGGAGGAAGGGACACTGGAACAGCTCGAGGGGACCAGCAGGTCCttccaggaggaggagaggccGCCTGCAAAGCCCACCCCGAGCAGCGTGCGGGGCGAGGTTGGTCCGCACGGAATTGCGGCTGCAAGGGGAGCCCTGCTGCGCCAGGAGGCGATCGCTGCCCGGGAGGATGGGGGGATCCCAGAGAGCCCGGACAAGGCGCTGGAAAAGGGGAGAAGCCAGCCCGAGCCCGAGCGGGgccctgggaggagctggagcggAGCTGGGAGCGAGATCAGTGCTGCGGGAACGCGGGGAGATTCCAGCTCCAAAGCTGGAATTTATCCTGGGAAGGGGGGTAGTGAGGGGGATTCTCAGCGTTCTGCGGGCATGGAAAAACCACCGGAGGTGCCGAGAGTGGCCCCGCAGCAAGCggagggcaggagggctgaGGTGTGCCCGTGGGAGAGCCGGGAACAGGGAAGGAGTGTCCGAGCAGAAATCTGtccctgggacacagagcaggacGGGCAGGGAGCCCCCAAATCTGAACgtggggagcagcctgggatggggctCGCAGGAaaacccccagctctgcccaaacCTTCATCCCAGCGGGCTGGAACTACGGAGAGCAGAAAGAACATCTGTCCCTGGGAGGTGGAGGGGGAGCCACAGCCGAAAATCGAGATCTGCccctgggaaggggctgcagctccatcGGGGAAGGAGAGGGTGAGGCAGGACACGTGGGGCACTTccaaaggggaagaaaaagtgGGATCCAgagcaccagaaaaaggaaaggagccCCCAGCCAAATCCCTGCCCAAATCGCCTGCAGGGAAAGCCCAGAGCTCGGAGAGGGCAGAGATCTGTCCATGGGAGGCTCAGGATTCCAAATCCAGTGATAAAGCTGAGATCTGTCCTTGGGAGGCTCAGGATTCTAAACCCAGTGATAAAGCTGAGATCTGTCCTTGGGAGGCTCAGGATTCCAAATCCAGTGATAAAGCTGAGATCTGTCCTTGGGAGGCTCAGGATTCTAAATCCAGTGATAAAGCTGAGATCTGTCCATGGGAGGCTCAGAAATCAAAATCCAGTGATAAAGCTGAGATCTGTCCTTGGGAAGTGGCTGAGCCTCAGCTGGAGAAAGGAACAGCCCCAGGAAAGGAGAGAATGCCAGGAAAGGAAGAGATCAAagctctggagaagggaagcagagaaaggGAATCCATCTGTCCTTGGGAGAGCCCAGACATGGAACAGCCTCTGGATAAACCCAAAactgagagctcagagctgcccaaaTCTCCTTCAGGGAAATCAAAGAGCTCTGAGAGCCTAAAGGCAGAGATCTGTCCCTGGGAGTCTCAGGATCTTAAATCCAGTGATAAAGCTGAAATCTGTCCTTGGGAGTCTCAGGATTATAAATCCAGTGACAAAGCTGAAATCTGTCCCTGGGAGGTGGCTGCACCTCagatggagaagggaagagaaccTGGAAAAGGcaaattcccaggaaaagaaGAGACCAAAGCTCTGGAGaaggggagcagagagagagaatcCATCTGTCCTTGGGAGAGcccagacacagagcagccttTGGCTAAAGCCCAGactgggagctcagagctgcccaaaGAATCTTCAAGGAAATCACAGAGCATGGAGAGCCTGAAGGCAGAGATCTGTCCGTGGGAGGCTGAATCCAATGATAAAGCTGAAATCTGTCCCTGGGAGGTGGCTGAACCTCAGATGGAGAGGGGAACAGGacctggaaagggaaaacaaccAGGAAAAGAAGAGACCAAAGCtctggagaagaggagcagagaaagggaatCCATCTGTTCTTGGGAGAGcccagacacagagcagccccaggcccaATCCCGAactgggagctcagagctgcccaaaTCCCCTTCAGAGAAatcccagagctcagagagCCTGAGAGCAGAGATCTGTCCCTGGGAGTCTCAGGATCTTGAATCCATTGACAGAGCTGAAATCTGTCCCTGGGAGACACAGGATCTTAAACCCAAGGATAAAGCTGAAATTGTTTCCTGGGAGTCTCAGGACTCCAAATCCAGTGACAGAGCTGAAATGTGTCTCTGGGATGTGGTTGCACATCAGCTGGAAAAATCAGCAACCCCAGATCTGAAGAGGCCCCCACACAAACAGGGCTccaaagctctgcagagggggagcagagagagggaatCGATCTCTCCTTGGGACAGCCCAGACCCAGAGAAGCGCCCGGGCAGGGCCCACactgggagctcagagctgcccaaaTCTCCTTCAGCAaaatcccagagctctgagagCCTGAGGGCAGAGATCTGTCCCTGGGAAGGGGCTGaagctccctcccagcagccaaAGGCAAAGCAGGTCCCTGCTGGGGGCTCCAAGGGGGACAAGCGCATCACGCGCCAGGCAGCGCTGGCCAGCCCGGACAGATCCCTGGACAGCAGAGACCGAGAGTCCAtcggggctggggacagcccagacACGGAGCAGCCTCTGGGCAGGGCCCACactgggagctcagagctgcccaaaTCCCCTTCAGGGaaatcccagagctctgagagCCTGAGGGCAGAGATCTGTCCCTGGGAGTCTCAGGATATTGAATCCATTGATAGAGCTGAGATCGGTACCTGGGAGGTGGCTGAACTTCAGATGGAGAAGggaacagcagctggaaagggaaaacaaccAGGAAAAGAAGAGACCAAAGCtctggagaagaggagcagagagagggaatCGATCTGTTCTTGGGAGAGcccagacacagagcagcctctggaGAAAACCAGAactgggagctcagagctgcccaaaTCTCCTTCAGAGAAATCCCAGAGTTCAGAGAGCCTGAGGGCAGAGATCTGTCCCTGGGAGTCTCAGGATCTTGAATCCATTGACAGAGCTGAGATCGGTACCTGGGAGACACAGGATCTTAAACCCAAGGATAAAGCTGAAACCGTTCCCTGGGAGTCTCAGGACTCCAAATCCAGTGACAGAGCTGAAATGTGTATCTGGGATGTGGTTGCACATCAGCTGGAAAAATCAGCAACCCCAGATCTGAAGAGGCCCCCACACAAACAAGGCTccaaagctctgcagagggggagcagagagagggaatCGATCTCTCCTTGGGACAGCCCAGACCCAGAGAAGCGCCCGGGCAGGGCCCACactgggagctcagagctgcccaaaTCTCCTTCAGCAAAATCCCAGAGCATGGAGAGCCTGAGGGCAGAGATCTGTCCCTGGGAAGGGGCTGaagctccctcccagcagccaaAGGCACAGCAGGTCCCTGCTGGGGGCTCCAAGGGCGACAAGCGCATCACGCGCCAGGCAGCGCTGGCCAGCCCGGACAGATCCCTGGACAGCAGAGACCGAGAGTccagcggggctggggacagcccagacACGGAGCAGCCTCTGGGCAGAGCCCACactgggagctcagagctgcccaaaTCCCCTTCAGGGaaatcccagagctctgagagCCTGAGGGCAGAGATCTGTCCCTGGGAGTCTCAGGATCTTGAATCCATTGACAGAGCTGAGATCGGTACCTGGGAGGTGGCTGAACTTCAGATGGACaagggaacaggagctggaaaTGGCAAACAACCAGGAAAAGAAGAGACCAAagctgtggggaagggaagcagagaaaggGAATCCATCTGTTCTTGGGAGAGCCCGGACATGGAGCAGCCTCTGGAtaaatcccaaactgggagctcAGAACTGCCCAAATCTCCTTCAGGGAAatcccagagctcagagagCCTGAGGGCAGAGATCTGTCCCTGGGAGTCTCAGGATCTCGAATCCATTGACAGAGCTGAAATCTGTCCCTGGGAGTCTCAGGATCTTGAATCCATTGACAGAGCTGAAATCGGTACCTGGGAGGTGGCTGAActtcagctggagaagggaacagcagctggaaagggaaaacaaccaggaaaagaagagaccaaagctgtggggaagggaagcagagaaaggGAATCCATCTGTTCTTGGGACAGCCCAGAcacggagcagcccctgggcaaATCCCAAAttgggagctcagagctgcccaaaTCTCCTTCAGGGaaatcccagagctctgagagCCTGAGGGCAGAGATCTGTCCCTGGGAGTCTCAGGATCTTGAATCCATTGACAGAGCTGAGATCGGTACCTGGGAGACACAGGATCTTAAACCCAAGGATAAAGCTGAAATTGTTTCCCGGGAGTCCCAAGACTCCAATTCCAGTGGAAGAGCTGAAATGTGTATCTGGGATGTGGTTGCACATCAGCTGGAAAAATCAGCAACCCCGGATCTGAAGAGGCCCCCACACAAAGGCTccaaagctctgcagagggggagcagagagagggaatCGATCTCTCCTTGGGACAGCCCAGACCCAGAGAAGCGCCCGGGCAGGGCCCACactgggagctcagagctgcccaaaTCTCCTTCAGCAAAATCCCAGAGCATGGAGAGCCTGAGGGCAGAGATCTGTCCCTGGGAGTCTCAGGATCTTGAATCCATTGATAGAGCTGAAATCTGtccctgggaaggggctgcaccTCAGATGGAGACAGGAACAGCCACCCCTAAGGAGAGACTCCCAGGAAAAGAAGCCTCCAGAGCTCTGGAGAAGACGAGCAGAGAGAGGGAATCAATCTGTCCTTGGGAGACCCCAGACACGGAGCAGCCTCTGGATAAAACCAAAACAGGGAGCTCAGAACTGCCCAAATCTCCTTCAGGGAAATCCCAGAGCTCAGAGAAGGCAGAGATCTGTCCCTGGGAGGTTGAATCCAGTGATAAATCTGAGATCTGTCCCTGGGAGGGGGCTGAACCTCAGCTggtgaaaggaaaggagaaactCCCTGCAAGAGAAGCCTCCAAAactctggagaaaaggagcagagaCCAAGAGTCCATCCATCCTTGGGAGAGCCTGGCCACAGAGGAGCCATCCCTGAAAACCACGGAGGGGAAGGAGCCATCCAAGAAATCGGACAGCACCGACAGcaggaaatctgaaatttgcccctgggaagcagcagagcccctTGGGTCAGAGGGGGAAATCTCCCAGCCAGGTGTGCAGCCACAGGGAGCCCACAGAGCCTCCCCTGCTGTGTCTCCAACATTTGTGGAAAAATCCAGGGGCAGATCCCACGGGGAAACCGGGCACAAGCCCCTGTGCCggctccagcccagcatccagcacccagggctgggcagcagctccagccccagcactggccTGGCTGAGCTCTGTCCTTGGGAagctccatcagctcctgccaaggccagcttggacagcaggagaAGCTCTGAGGTGTGTCcggggcaggaggagagcacGGAACCCTCCCGGACCGGCCCCGGGcacggcagggctggggggagcccCCGGGAGGGGGGTGGGGTGTGA